The Puntigrus tetrazona isolate hp1 chromosome 19, ASM1883169v1, whole genome shotgun sequence genome has a segment encoding these proteins:
- the LOC122324169 gene encoding uncharacterized protein C5orf49-like yields MDVLSEARSKPLSTLSVFSFIPPRRTEPKETRYFSCSPKAPERSLYDRLHQSTEDYDNKLHRDDRKHAKSRGLDFFSEESSRPAPVLSSSVYGRFSPLQYDSGRSFARVAHIRSDFYSKNGITWTVEEGYGSVTPV; encoded by the exons ATGGACGTATTGTCTGAAGCGCGGTCCAAACCGCTTTCCACGCTGTCGGTGTTCAGCTTTATACCGCCCAGAAGGACAGAGCCCAAAGAAACGCGCTATTTCAGCTGCAGCCCCAAG GCCCCAGAGAGGTCTCTGTATGACCGCTTACATCAGAGCACTGAGGACTATGATAACAAACTACACCGTGATGACAGAAAACATGCCAAGTCCCGGGGCCTGGATTTCTTCAGTGAG GAATCATCTAGACCAGCGCCCGTTCTGTCCTCGTCTGTGTACGGCCGGTTTTCACCGCTGCAGTACGACTCGGGGAGGAGCTTTGCACGTGTTGCTCACATTCGCTCCGATTTCTACAGTAAGAATGGGATCACTTGGACCGTGGAGGAAGGCTATGGATCTGTGACACCCGTCTAA